The Mucilaginibacter yixingensis genome window below encodes:
- a CDS encoding acyl-ACP desaturase produces the protein MKHIEIYMLEKMPDYLKPIESIWQPSDFLPDASRDTFFDEVKELQESARGLSYDLVAVLIGDTITEEALPTYESWLSMVEGVSTDEEGGWMKWNRHWTAEENRHGDLLNKYLYLSGRVNMRMMEVSTQYLIADGFDIGTGADPYRNFIYTSFQELATNISHRRVASSAKRDGDALLSKMCGVIASDEARHAKAYIDFIRKVFEIDPNEAMIAFEDMMRKKIVMPAHFLREVGLKVGQTFGHFTDAAQRLGIYTAVDYVDILKDLLVEWSIESMTDLNGAGEKARDYLVKLPDRLLRVADRMKNPMLEYKFSWING, from the coding sequence ATGAAGCATATTGAAATATATATGCTTGAAAAAATGCCCGACTATTTAAAGCCAATTGAGTCGATCTGGCAGCCCTCTGATTTTTTACCAGATGCTTCAAGAGATACCTTCTTTGATGAGGTAAAAGAACTACAGGAAAGCGCCAGGGGCTTATCATATGACCTGGTTGCCGTACTGATTGGCGATACCATTACCGAAGAAGCCCTGCCTACCTATGAATCATGGTTGAGCATGGTTGAAGGCGTATCAACCGACGAGGAAGGTGGCTGGATGAAATGGAATCGCCATTGGACAGCCGAAGAGAACCGCCACGGTGATCTGCTTAACAAATATCTCTATCTGTCGGGCCGCGTTAACATGCGCATGATGGAAGTATCAACCCAGTATCTTATTGCCGATGGTTTTGACATTGGTACCGGTGCAGATCCTTACCGTAACTTTATTTACACCTCATTTCAGGAACTGGCAACCAATATTTCGCACCGCCGTGTGGCCAGCAGCGCTAAACGTGATGGTGATGCCCTGCTTTCAAAAATGTGCGGCGTTATTGCGTCAGACGAGGCTCGCCACGCTAAAGCATATATAGATTTCATCCGCAAAGTATTTGAAATTGATCCAAACGAGGCGATGATTGCCTTTGAGGACATGATGCGCAAAAAAATTGTAATGCCGGCGCACTTTCTACGCGAAGTAGGACTGAAAGTAGGCCAAACCTTCGGTCACTTTACCGATGCCGCTCAGCGCCTGGGTATTTATACGGCTGTTGACTATGTAGATATTTTAAAAGATCTGCTGGTAGAATGGAGCATTGAAAGCATGACCGATTTAAACGGAGCCGGCGAGAAAGCACGCGATTATCTGGTAAAGCTACCTGATCGCCTGTTGCGCGTTGCCGACCGTATGAAGAACCCAATGCTGGAATATAAATTTAGCTGGATAAACGGGTAA